DNA sequence from the Myxococcus guangdongensis genome:
CGAGTCTCTGGTTCGCAATGAGCCCTGACAGCACGGTCACGAGCATCCTCGAGCAGGAGCTTCCATTCCAGGCGATGGAGTCGTCTCCTGACCTCCTGGGTCGACGAGCCTGGACAGACAACTACGTCAATCTCCTGCATGCACTCGCCCAATGAAACTGAAGGGCCGCCCGGCCAACCTGGATAGCCCTGGGGAGGAGCTGCCTGCTGCAACAGGCAGCTATCGAGCTTGCTCGATCTGCTCCATCGAGCGAGCCTTCGCAGGAGGCCTGGGAGCACTGTAGGCTGCGGCCCACATGAGAACGCGGTCCCTCCTCCTCCCAGGACCGGCGGCTCTGGCGGCACTGGTGCTTACCGTGCGGCTCGGGATGTCGCCGCTCAAGAACTTCGACCTCTTCTTTCACCTCGCCGGGGGTCAGTTCGTCCTCAAGAACGGCTTCACCCGCGTGGACCCCTTCAGTGTCACGGGGACCGCCGGCTGGGTGCCTCACGAGTGGGGCTTCGGCGTGCTCTGCGTCGGCCTCATCCGCCTGCTCGGCGCCGCGGGGCCCGCGCTGCTCGTCGCGGGGCTCGTCGCGCTCAACCTCATGCTCCTGTGGAAGGTCCTCGAGCGCGCGGCCTCGGGTCGACGTGGCCTGCTGGCCGTGGCCACGCTCGCCGCCCTGCTCGTGGTCTACGGCCCCACCTGGCCCCAGGAGCGGCCGTACCACCTGGGCCACCTCCTCTTCACCCTCGCCGTGCTCGCCATCCAGTCGTGGCGCGCGGGCAATGACCGCATCCTCTGGGTCTTCCCCTTCCTCGGCGCCCTCTGGGCCAACGTCCACGGCAGCTGGTTGCTCGGGCCCGCGCTCCTCGGTTCCACCGCCGTGGGCCAGTACCTCGACGAGCGCACCCCGGAGTCGCTCCGTCGCTCACTGAAGGCCGTCGGATTCAGCGTGGCCGCGTTCCTCGCCTCGGGACTGGGGCCCGATGGCATCAACATCTACCTGTACCCCATCCACCACTCGCTCCTGGCCTCCACGCAGACCATCGTCGAGTGGCGCCCCCTCAACCTCGACCTCGCGTCGAGCTGGGCCTATCTCGCCCTCGGCGGTGCGGCCTGCTTCGCCGTGGGCCAGTCCCGCGTCCGCAAGGTGGCCATCCTGCTGCCGGCCTTCGTGCTCGGGCTCGCCGCCATCAAGGTCCAGCGACATGCCCCCTTCGCGGCCGTGCTGCTCGCGCTCGCCCTGCTGGAGCATTCGGCGCTGACCCGCGTCGCGGGCGAGACCCCAGAGACGGTGGTCGGTGCCTGGAAGCGTTTCTGGAGTCGGGTCGATGCGTGGACAGCCGGGTGGAGCGCCAAAGCAGGTGGCGGACTCTGGCCCACGCTGGCACTGCTCGGGCTCGTCATGATTCACGCCCAGAACCCGCTTCCCTTCAATCAAGGCGTGAAGCGCTCCGTCATCCCGATTCCCGTGTTCGAGGCGCTGCGCAAGCACCCTCCGGGCAAGGTGCTCAACCCCTTCGTCATCGGCGGGCCCATCTCGTTCTTCGCGGGCGCCGACTACAAGGTGTTCATCGACAGCCGGAACGACCCGTTCCCCATGTCCATCCACGAGGACTACGACAAGCTCGTCTGGGGCGAGCCTGGCTGGGAGGACGCCCTGGCGCGCTATGACCCGGACTACCTCCTCTGGGACATCGAGAACCCGGGGAACATCTTGCTCGACAACCTCCGCGTGCTCGGGGGTTGGCGAGAGGAGGCGCGGGACGGCAACTACGTCCTGTGGATTCGTGAGCGTCCCACCGCGACGGGCCACCCATGACGACGCGGAGAATCGGGGGGCGCAAGGCGGTGCTCGCCCTCGTCGGGCTCGTGGCAATGCTCGCGTTCGACTACAGTCCCGTGCTGCGCGGCGAGCTGCTCGCGGGCCGCGACGTGTTCCGCATCTTCTTCCCCGACTCCGCGTTCCTGCTCGAGTCCCTGCGCACAGGGGAGCTACCCCTGTGGACGCCGTACATGCGGCTGGGGCAGCCGTTCGCCGCGACGCTCTACTCGCAGGTGTTCTATCCGCCGCGATGGGTGGCCGTGCTCGTCTCCGGGCACATCGTCTCCATGACGGTGATGCACATCGCGCACGCGGCGCTCGCGGCGGTAGGCGTGTTCCTGCTCGCGAGGAGACTGCGCGCCTCGTGGCCCGCGTCGCTCGTCGCGGGGGCGATGTTCGGTCTGTCGCCGATGATGACGGACCTGGGCATCCAGCAGAACGTCGTGGATGCCGCGGCCTGGAGTGGGTTCATCCTCCTGGCGGCGTATGACCTCGCGCTCCAGCCCGGACGAGGGCCGCTGACCCGCCTCGCCATCTTCTCCACCCTGTCCCTGTTCGCCGGCTCGCCCGAGACGACGCTGTGGCAGGGAATCATCGCGGTGCTCGTGGCTGGTTTCGTCGGCGCGACGAGGACACCTGGAGCGGTTGGCACAGGCACAGCAGATTCGGCGGATCACGCAGCGAGCCTCGGCTCGTCGCGATACGCAGGCAGCGTGGCACCTCGCACAACCGCGGGACATATCGCGCCCCCCGCAGCCTCAGTGCCAGCGCCTCATGGCGTGGTGCCCCGCGAAGCCTCGGCCCAGGCCGAGGAAGAATCCGCCGCCAGACCCACTCTCACGGGGCATCGCCCCACAGACGCATCCGCGACCGAGGGTGCGGCTCACGTCACCGAGCACCCCGCCGCACAGCGCACGCTCGCGAGCCCCTCATCGCAGATCGCATCCGAAGGTGATGTCTCGGTCGGACATCCCGACGCGCAGCGTTCCCTCGCGAGCCACTCATCACAGGTCGCGTCAGCATCCGAAGAGGATGTCTCTGTCGGACGCCCCGCCGCGCTGGGCCCGCTCGCGGGCTCCGCCTCTCAGGTTGAATCCGCGCTCAAGAGTGCACCCCACGTCGAATCCAGTCCCACCTCCGAGCCGGAGCAGGCCCTCCACGTCACCACCGCCTCGCCGCGCTCATCACGGACCTCGCGGAGTGGACTCCGCTCCCGAGTCCTCGCCGTGGCGGCCATCGCGGGTGGCTTCATCCTGTCCGCCGTGCTCGCGTCCGTCGTCCTGCTGCCCACGGCCGAGTTCGCGCTCAACTCGCTGCGTGCGCAGGGGGGCTGGTCGGAGCAGCTCGCGTGGTCCGTGTCGTGGCCGCAGGTCCTCTCGTCGGTGTGGCCGCTCGCGGACTGGCCTCGCGACAGGTACTGGGGCAAGGACCAGTGGTTCATCCTCAACCTGTTCCTGGGTACCCTTCCCTGCACGCTCGCCATCGTCGGTGGGCTCCACGGCCCGCGGCGCGCTCGGCCCTTCGTCATCGGCGCTCTTGCATTGGTGCTGCTGAGCCTGGGTCGGCACTTCCCTCCCGCGGCCTGGGTCCTCCAGTCCGTGCCGCCGTTCTCCCTGTTCCGCTATCCCGCGAAGTACTTCGTCGGCACCGCCTTCTGTCTCTCCGTGCTCGCGGCCTTCGGACTGGATGCCCTGGGCCGGCTCGCCCGGAAGCTTCCTCCCTCGCGAGTGAAGGCCGCCGTCGCTTTCGTCCTCATGGGCGCCGCCATCGCCGCGAGCGGCCCCGGGGTCCGCATGCTCCCCATGCGAGCCTCCGCTGAGGCAGGCGCCCCCTGGGTGCCCTTCGCGCTCGGGCTCGCGGTGGTCACCGTGCTCCTGCTGCCGTGGTCCTTCGCCCGCCCGCGCCGCGTGCGACACGGACTCGCGGCGCTCGCCGTGCTGGAGCTCGCGGCCGCGCACTCGTTGCTCGGGGTCCCCCGGTACACGCCCTGGGAGGCCTTGAAGCAACCCTTCTCCCTCCGCGCCTTCCTGCCCGAACCCTTCCAGGGCCGCATCAGCGCGGACATCGAAGGGCCCGAGGACCCGACTCGCGTCGGCATCACCAACACCATCGAGCGCAGCCTCGACCGCCTCATCCCCAACCGATTCGTCGAGGAACGCCTCCCCGCCCTCGAAGGCTACGGCGCCCCCGAGCCGCTGCGCTCGGACATCTTCCACCTCGCCGGAGAGCGCGGCGTCTACGACCTCGCGGGCGTCACGCACTACATCCGCAAGGGGCCTCCCCCGTTCGAAGACCTCGAACTGCTCCACCAGGCCGAGGACGGCACCACGCTGTCCCGCTCACGCACCGCGCTGCCTCGCGCGTTCCTGGTCCAGCGCGCCCGCGTCGTCTCCGACGAAGAAGCCCTGGAGGCCGTCCTCGACGAGGACCACCCCTTCCGTGAGATTGCGTTCCTCGCCACCGGCGAGCCCCTGGACCAGCCCGAGTGCGCGGGAGGCTCCGTGCGAATCGAGAAGAGCACCGCCCAGCATCTGGAGCTCGACGTCAGCGCGTGTGACGACAGCTACCTCGTCGTCTCGGACAGCTACTACCCCGGGTGGCGCGCGACGGTGGACGGGAAGGACACCCCCATCCACCGCGCCAACCACGCCCTGCGCGCCGTGCGCCTGACTCCCGGAGCCCACCGCGTCCACTTCGACTACGTGCCCACGAGCTTCCGGCTGGGGCTCGCCCTGTCACTGCTCGGCTGGGTGGGGCTCGGCTTCGTGTGGCTCAGGGGCAGACGCCGCGCGTGACGCGCCTCACGACGTCACGCCGTGCCGCTCCGCGTTCGCCACGAAAGCATCCCGCAGGTACCGCGCGAGCCCCGGCTTCACGCGGTCCAGGTTCTCCGTGAAGCGCGAGTCCCCCACGTACATCTCCCCGAGCCCACGCTGCATCACAGGTGAGCACGGATAGAACCACTTCGAGATGAACTGGCGATACGCCTCCGCGAGCGCCAGCACCTCGGGGTCCGTCGCCAGTCGCCCCGCTTCGAGCTGCGCCGCGAACGTCCCGAGCAGGCCGTCCTGCTCCGCCTTGATGGCGCTCCAGTCCTCCTTCTTGTAGCGCGAGGTCCGTCGAGACGATTCCCGGTAGGCCTCGGTGTCGCCCCAGCGCTCCTTCACCTCCGCCTCGTACTTCGACGGATCGAAGTCCCCAAACGCCTCGAACATCTTCTCGTTGTCCATGTGCTTCCCCTGCTCGAGTGCCTCCAGCGCCTGGTCCACCGTGCGCCGGAGGGCGTCCAGTCGCGAGGCTCGCTCGGACAGCAACTGCCGCTGCATGAGCAAGGCCGCGCGGAGGTCGAAGTGAGGGTCGCCCAGGATGCGGCGGATCTCCTCCAGCGGGAATCCGAGCTCCCGGAAGAAGAGCACCTGCTGCAACCGCTGCAGGTCCGCCTGCGTGTACAGCCGGTAACCCGCCTCGCTGCGTCCCGAGGGACTCAACAGGCCCAGGTCGTCATAGTGATGCAACGCCCGGACGCTGACCTTCGCCAGACGGGCTACCTGGCTGACTGTAAGGGCCATCTCTCTCCACCTCGGATGAGATGACTAAGGCCTCACGTCGCGTGAGGGTCAACCCCGGGCGTGCATGAAGCACACGGCTGCTTCCCCGCAAGCCCTTGAGCCCGCTCGCAGGGCCTCGCGCTATTCGCGGAAGAGGCCATGTGCAGGAGGAAGAGGTCAGTCTCCAGCGGTGAGCCCTCTGCCGCGAGGACTCGCAGCCCTCTGCTTCAGTCGCCGCGCGCCACGCTCGCGGGAGCGTCCATGGGCGGACGGAAGACGTAGAACATCAACGGCGAGCCCTCCGTCGCGCGCACCGTCGCGCCCCGACGCAGCACCCACAACTGGCCCACCTTCACGGGCTTCTCCTCGTCCGCGGCGAGGACACCCGAGCCCTCCGCCACGTAGACGATGACCGGCTCGGCGCGCGTCGCCTCCAGCGAATGCGCCCCTCGCGCGAGCACCACGCTGGACATCCTCCCCTCCAACGCGGGCAGCTTCACGACCACCGCCTCCCCACCCGCCTCGGCCAGCTTCGCAAGCGCCTGCAACGGCGTGAACGTGAAGGGCTCCGGCCCCCGCTGCATCCGCGCGTCGTCCGCGTCGATGTAGAGGTTCCCATCGAAGCGCGGCGCGGCGAACACCAGGTTGCCCAGCATCTGGTCCTCCGCGCGGTTGAACCACGCGTGCCCGGTGAACGGCTTGGAGGCAATCAGGTCCCCCGGAGGATGCGTCCCACGTCGCCCCGTCAGCGCCCCGTCCTGCCCCCAGATCTGCTGCACCTCCGCCGCACCCGCGACAATGACCGTGGCCTCGTGCGTCCGACGGTGGATGTGCAGCGGGCACGCCTGTCCCCGCCCCATGACGTGCAGGTGCACCGTCGCGCCGTCGGCGAAGAAGAACGTGTCCGAGATGTCCGCCGCGTCGGGGTTCTTTTTGGCCAGCGACTCGAAGACGGCGGGCACGTCGAAGACCTCGACCTCCGGGTCCTCGGGCACCGTCATCGCGCGCTTCACCGCGAACAGCACCGCCACCAGGAACACCGTCAGCACCAACGACAGCGTCCGGTACAACACCACCCGACGTCGCAGCGTGGCGGACTCAACCGAGATGGGCTCGCTCAAGGAGGACATCCTGGACGTCACGCCGGGCCCCTCGCACTGCCGCCGAGCCCGAGCGCACAAAGAAACATGGCGGGGCCCTCCGTGAGGAGGACACCCGCCACATGATTCGGAGGAAGCGCCGCGAGGCGACTCCTCACGAGACCCGAGGGACTCAGTAGGCGTTGTTCTTGCCGAAGTCCTTCATCGTCTTCTTGTTCAGCGCGACGTTGGACGACTGACCGTCGTTGTCCACGTCGGAGTTGCCGGCGAGGGCGGCCGCGGAGGCGCCGAACAGCTTGCGGATGTTGTCACCGAACAGCGTCACAACGCCGATGGCGGCGATCGCGATGAGGGCAACGATGATGATGTACTCGGTCATGCCCTGACCACGAGCCTTGCGGAGCTGGTTCTTCTTCGAGATCGCCTTCATGGAAGTCTCCTGGGGATTCCGACGGGAAAGACACCCTGTTACTCGGGGTTGAAACGCACACTAAAGGAGATCCCACCTGCACCTCCATCCGTCATCGGGAGGATGGGGGCAATCTCCTGTGATTCCGGGCGAATAGCTCACTTCTTGAGAATTGGAGGCCTGCTCAGGGGCCGACCGGGGCCGCGACGGGCGGAGAATCCCGGGTGCACGCCGAGGCAGGGAGAGCATCGCACAGGTTCCGCACCGCTCGTGAGAGGTCCTCGTCCCCCGGGTGCTCGGCGGCGGCCTGCCGTCCCAGGGCGAGCGCCTCCCGGGCATCCACCGGGGTCCAGACGGTGCGCGTGGCCCAGGCCTGTTCGGCCATGAGCTTCAGGTACGCGGCGATCAGCTCCGGCTCACGCCCACCCTTGCGCACCTCGGGCTCCAGCAACGAGGCGGCCAGCGTCAAATCCTTCTGGGCCAGGGCAGCGCGGGCCAGGGCCACGGCGGCCCCTCGGCTGTCCGGCGCCACCTGACGCCACAGCGAGGCCACGCCCCGGACCAGCGGATCATTCGCGGCGTGGTAGCGTTCCATGTTCCGGTAGAGCCGCTCGGCCTGCTCGGGCGTGGGCGGGTGCTGACGCAGGTAGTCCTCGATGAACAGCCGCGAGCTGCCATCCGGGGAGCGCCGCTCGTCCTTCACGCGCACGTCCAGGTTCGCCACGAAGAAGGCGATGGGCGAGGCGTACTCGAGCAGGTTGTGGTCATCCGTGTTGATGGGCCCTGGTCCCGCGAAGGCGAGCTGCCCCTCCTCGCTGTGCACCTGCTTGGAGAGCAGCGAGAACACGTCCGTGAGCCCCACCCGCTCCAAGTCCTTGCGGACCTCGGGCAGCGCCATGCGCCGGGCCAGCCGCTCGGCGTCGAGGGCCAGCGGCTTGCGGCTCGCCACCATCACCAGGTCCTGAGGCCCCAGCCACGTGGTGGCGTGCGGGAAGGTGTCGCGCATGGTGCGGACCACCAGCCGGATGAGCTCGTCGTTGCTCTCGTACGTGTGGATCCACTGCACCAACACACCGTCGTCGGTGAGGTGCCGGTCCACCGTCTGGAAGAAGTCCCGCGTGAAGAGGCCGGATACGCCCGCCACCCACGGGTTGGAGGGCACGCTCACGACCAAATCGTATTTGCGGTCCGCCAGCGCCATGAACGTCTTGGCGTCGTCGATGTGCACGCGCGTGCGCGGATCATCCACCGCATTGCGGTTGTCATCCTTGAACAGGCGCGCGGCGTCGATGACCGCCGGGGCGATCTCCACCATGTCCAGCCGCTCCACCGGATGCGCCAGCACGCTGCCCGCGGTAATCGCCGCGCCCGCCCCCACCAGCAGCACGTTCTTGGGCTCGCGCGCGTGGAGCAGCGCGCCCAGGTGCCCGGCCATCACCTGCGTCTCCACGTCGCTGCCGTTGGAGGCGTCAATCTTGCCGTTGAGCTTCATGAAGCGCAGGTGGTCCTTCGGGTAGTCGGCCACCAGCACCGTCGCGAAGGTGTCGTCCCGATAGAACACGGGCTGGAAGTTCTTCTCCGTGTCCGCCACCAGCTTCGCGTAGCTGTCCGGCGGCTTCTGGTGCGAGCGGATGGAGGCGATGCCCGACAGCCGCACGGACCAGCCGCTCATGCTGCCCAGCACCACCACGGCCAGCAGCGCCGCCGCGCCCACCGGCCACAGCGCGCGGACAGAACCCTGGGGACGACCCGACAGCGCGTGGAAGGCCAGCGCCGCCGCGGCGAGGTTCGCCACCACGCCCGCCACGAAGTTGCCCTCCATGCCCCACCACGGCATCAGCACCAGACCGCCCAGCGCCGAGCCGGTGATGGTGCCCACCGTGTTCCACAGGTACACGCCGCCCAGCTCGCGCCCCACCTCGGACACCTTCGCCGTGGCCACGCGCGCCGCCGCCGGGAAGGCCGCGCCCATGAAGAACGTGGGCACCAACAGCACGAGGCAGCAGAAGCCGAACGTCAGCAACTGGAACAACGGCCAGGTGTCCACCGAGCGCGTCATCATCCACTGCGCCGTGCGGAACAGGTGCGGCAGCCGCACGTACAGGGGCAGCGCCACGCAGAGGCTCGCCACCAGCGCCAGCTGCGTCACGCCGTACACGCGCAGCGAGTCCACCTTCTGCGCCCGCGTCATCAGCCAGAAGCTGCCCAGGCCGATGCCCAGGATGAACGCGGTGAGGATGAGCGTGAAGGCGTACGTGGACGCGCCCAGGACGATGGACAACAGGCGGATCCACGTCACCTGGTAGAGCATGGACGTGAAGCCCGACAGCAGCACGCCCACCAGCGCCGCGCGCACCGCCACGCGGGGATAGGCCACGTCCTGGGCCCCCTCGGCCACCGGCGCCGCCTGTCCGGGCGCGAGCGCCGGAGGGTGCCTGCGCGCGAGCAGCAGCGCCGCCACCGCCAACAGGATGTTCAGCCCCGCCGCCAGCTTCGCGGAGGCCGACAGCCCCAGCACCGGCACCAACCGGGTGCCCGCGATGAACACGCCCAGCGCCGCGCCCAGGCTGTTGACCGCGTACAACCGCGCCAGCTCCCGCTGCACCCCCGACAGACTGTCCGCGAAATGACGAACCAGCGCCGGCAGCGTGCCGCCCATCAGCAGCGTGGGCACCACCAAGGACAGCGCGGCCACCAGGAGCCTGGGCCCCACGCGCCACCCGTCCGGCACGCTGGGCGCCACCGCCAGCCACAAGGCGCCCAGGGCGTCGAGGACGTAGGGGAACGCCAGCGCGTACAGCGCCACGCCCAGCTCCAGCACGCCATACAGGGCCAGGGGGCTCTTCACCCGGTCCGCTGTCCGCCCGAAGACAGATGCGCCCAGCGCCAGGCCGCCCATGAAGGTGGCGAGCACCACGGCATGCGCCTGACCACTGTTGCCCAGGACGTTCCCGAGATACTTGGACCAGACCAACTCGTAGACCAGCGCGGTGCCTCCGGACAGGAAGAGGAGGGCCGACACAAGGTTCTTCGGGAAACGCGCGATGAGGGACATAAGGGGACAGCGCGGAACCTTACTCGTTATGTTCGGGACCCACCAATGAACGCCCACCTCCTGCAAGCCGCATTGCTCGCCTGGTCTGCTGGCCTGCGGGTGACCCGCGCGCAGGGAGACTGCGCCGCCATCCTCCAGCACCCCGCCGAAGCGCTCGTGGACCGCCCGCTCCACCTGGCCCTCGGCGTCTCCCAGGAGCGCGCCCGGGAGCTGGACCGCATCGCGCGCGAGGACCGCCGCGCCGTGGAGTTCGCCTCCGCGCACCTGGGCGGCGAGGACGCCACGCCGCTGCGGCTCACGCTCGGTCAGGAGGACGGCGAGGCCTGCGCGTGCGTCCAGGAC
Encoded proteins:
- a CDS encoding YfhO family protein, translated to MTTRRIGGRKAVLALVGLVAMLAFDYSPVLRGELLAGRDVFRIFFPDSAFLLESLRTGELPLWTPYMRLGQPFAATLYSQVFYPPRWVAVLVSGHIVSMTVMHIAHAALAAVGVFLLARRLRASWPASLVAGAMFGLSPMMTDLGIQQNVVDAAAWSGFILLAAYDLALQPGRGPLTRLAIFSTLSLFAGSPETTLWQGIIAVLVAGFVGATRTPGAVGTGTADSADHAASLGSSRYAGSVAPRTTAGHIAPPAASVPAPHGVVPREASAQAEEESAARPTLTGHRPTDASATEGAAHVTEHPAAQRTLASPSSQIASEGDVSVGHPDAQRSLASHSSQVASASEEDVSVGRPAALGPLAGSASQVESALKSAPHVESSPTSEPEQALHVTTASPRSSRTSRSGLRSRVLAVAAIAGGFILSAVLASVVLLPTAEFALNSLRAQGGWSEQLAWSVSWPQVLSSVWPLADWPRDRYWGKDQWFILNLFLGTLPCTLAIVGGLHGPRRARPFVIGALALVLLSLGRHFPPAAWVLQSVPPFSLFRYPAKYFVGTAFCLSVLAAFGLDALGRLARKLPPSRVKAAVAFVLMGAAIAASGPGVRMLPMRASAEAGAPWVPFALGLAVVTVLLLPWSFARPRRVRHGLAALAVLELAAAHSLLGVPRYTPWEALKQPFSLRAFLPEPFQGRISADIEGPEDPTRVGITNTIERSLDRLIPNRFVEERLPALEGYGAPEPLRSDIFHLAGERGVYDLAGVTHYIRKGPPPFEDLELLHQAEDGTTLSRSRTALPRAFLVQRARVVSDEEALEAVLDEDHPFREIAFLATGEPLDQPECAGGSVRIEKSTAQHLELDVSACDDSYLVVSDSYYPGWRATVDGKDTPIHRANHALRAVRLTPGAHRVHFDYVPTSFRLGLALSLLGWVGLGFVWLRGRRRA
- a CDS encoding MerR family transcriptional regulator, producing the protein MALTVSQVARLAKVSVRALHHYDDLGLLSPSGRSEAGYRLYTQADLQRLQQVLFFRELGFPLEEIRRILGDPHFDLRAALLMQRQLLSERASRLDALRRTVDQALEALEQGKHMDNEKMFEAFGDFDPSKYEAEVKERWGDTEAYRESSRRTSRYKKEDWSAIKAEQDGLLGTFAAQLEAGRLATDPEVLALAEAYRQFISKWFYPCSPVMQRGLGEMYVGDSRFTENLDRVKPGLARYLRDAFVANAERHGVTS
- a CDS encoding fused MFS/spermidine synthase, which codes for MSALLFLSGGTALVYELVWSKYLGNVLGNSGQAHAVVLATFMGGLALGASVFGRTADRVKSPLALYGVLELGVALYALAFPYVLDALGALWLAVAPSVPDGWRVGPRLLVAALSLVVPTLLMGGTLPALVRHFADSLSGVQRELARLYAVNSLGAALGVFIAGTRLVPVLGLSASAKLAAGLNILLAVAALLLARRHPPALAPGQAAPVAEGAQDVAYPRVAVRAALVGVLLSGFTSMLYQVTWIRLLSIVLGASTYAFTLILTAFILGIGLGSFWLMTRAQKVDSLRVYGVTQLALVASLCVALPLYVRLPHLFRTAQWMMTRSVDTWPLFQLLTFGFCCLVLLVPTFFMGAAFPAAARVATAKVSEVGRELGGVYLWNTVGTITGSALGGLVLMPWWGMEGNFVAGVVANLAAAALAFHALSGRPQGSVRALWPVGAAALLAVVVLGSMSGWSVRLSGIASIRSHQKPPDSYAKLVADTEKNFQPVFYRDDTFATVLVADYPKDHLRFMKLNGKIDASNGSDVETQVMAGHLGALLHAREPKNVLLVGAGAAITAGSVLAHPVERLDMVEIAPAVIDAARLFKDDNRNAVDDPRTRVHIDDAKTFMALADRKYDLVVSVPSNPWVAGVSGLFTRDFFQTVDRHLTDDGVLVQWIHTYESNDELIRLVVRTMRDTFPHATTWLGPQDLVMVASRKPLALDAERLARRMALPEVRKDLERVGLTDVFSLLSKQVHSEEGQLAFAGPGPINTDDHNLLEYASPIAFFVANLDVRVKDERRSPDGSSRLFIEDYLRQHPPTPEQAERLYRNMERYHAANDPLVRGVASLWRQVAPDSRGAAVALARAALAQKDLTLAASLLEPEVRKGGREPELIAAYLKLMAEQAWATRTVWTPVDAREALALGRQAAAEHPGDEDLSRAVRNLCDALPASACTRDSPPVAAPVGP